Genomic window (Enterobacteriaceae bacterium 4M9):
CTCACTGGCGGTGATGCTGCCGGTGTTACCAATGGTGCCGTCGGCGTTAATTGTGACGCTACCGGCGCTGGCACCGATTTGCCCGGCGTTGTGCACACCCACACCTTTTTCGGTACCGGTCAGGCGAATCTTTCCGGCATACATCCCGCCCACGGCCGCCACGTCCAGCGCAAAGGCCGGTTTTGCGTCAGCCGTATTTTTTGCCTGGACAGTGTTGTGGGCTGCATCCACCCGATTGGTCCCGGTGGTTACCGCCAGACTGTTGGCCCACACGCCAGCATTCACTTTGACCGAACGGGCGATAATATCGGTGTAGTCCTGGCGCGAGCTGTCCAGCCCGGCCCCCTGCACCACAATTTCGCCACGGCTGACGTCATAGCCGGTAATAACGCCATTGTTAAGCTGCGTCTGGCCGGTGGTGAGCGTGGCGCGGCTGGCGTTGATAAACCCACAACCTTCACAGGTAATCCCCGCCGGGTTAGCAATAACCACCTGCGCCTTTTGCCCCGCCACTTCGATATAGCCACCGAGTTTGCTGGGATCGCGGGCGTTGACTTCGTTAAGGATAACGCTGGCAGAGCCGCGTGCCAGCCACGGGTTGGCCGCCACCATACCGCCGGTTTCGGTCTGCACATTTTTGTGGGAGTTATTAAGGATGACGCCTTTTTTATCTACATCGAACTGGCTGTAGACGTTGCGCGAAACGCCCCCTGCGCTCGGCGTCTGGATATTGACCTGAGGCGTGCCGTTGGCGCTGCTGATAATGGTGGGCTGCTGGTTACCAGGGGCAGATTTATCGGCCTGGATAGCCGCCTGCACGGGCACAATCGCGCCAATGGAAAGCCACAGCGCAACGCTAAGCGGGCGCAGTTTGCCGGTGATACGCATCAGCGTGGCACCCAGGCCTGATGCCCCGCCGCCGCCCTGGCCGGAGCCAGCTATCTCAGCGACCACCATCAGCATGCCGCGTGAGCGGTTAAAAATAATACGCCACAGGTTCTTATTCATTTAGCTTCATCCCTGAATGTTTTTCTTATCTTTTTTTATCTGGCGCAAACGCGCCGCTGCGTGCTGTTTAATAATTCCAGTTTAGACTCATCCCCAGTGTGACCGGGCTGGTCTGGAACCCGTCAGGCCTGGAGAACGGCACGCCGGCAAAGAAATCATATCCCACGCCGAAAGCCCCGCCGCGCAGGCCCGCCACGCCGCCTGCCAGGTGATTGCCTATGCGCATTGTTGCACCGCTGCCACCTACTTCGCCGTAGTCCGCACCAAGATAAAATTCCATACCCGGTACGGGGGTGCTCCAGCCTAAATCGTTACGGACAAACCAGCCTCGGCCTGCGCTCAACGAGCGCTCGCCGTCAAAACCACGCACCGTCCAGCGGTTGCCAATGGAAAACTCTTCCTGCGGCGTCAGCGGCGTATTATTAAGCTGGCGGGCGTACTGCACGCTATAGCGAAAGTTCTGCCCAAAGAGCGTGAACGGCAGGTTCAGGTTGGCATCAACACGCAGAATTTTGCTCAGCGCTGTCGCCTCGCCGGTATATTCCTCCGGTGCTTTTTCCGCACCGAACCAGCGCGTACCGCGCTGCCAGCTAATGCCTGCATCCAGTGTCGCCTGGCCGATGTAATGGCGGTGCTGTAAACCGGCTTTCCAGGCTGCAGTGCGCCTACGCTGCACCTCTACTTCGGTATCGTTAATGTAGTTACGCGACTCACGCGCCATCACATCAAATGACAATGTGGTTTTCTGTGTACCGCTGCGGTGCAGTACACGGCTTAACTGGCCTGTCACGTTTTTACTTTTACCGCTATAGCGGTAGTCGCCGTCAAGCCCGGCAACCACCTGATGGTAGCCATAGTCGTTAGCGGTGACGCTGAATAACCAGTAGTCGAACGGCACCGAGTAATGCAGCGTCAGGTTCTTATTGCCCTTATCGCCGCTGCCGTTGAGATCGTGATTACCCGAGACGTAGAACATGTCGCTTAGCGCAAAGGGGTTATCGAGGTAAAACGTCAGTCCACCCTGCCAGCGCCCGGTACTGGCGGTGCCGGAGTCATCAAGGGATGCTCCCAAACGCCACATGCGCGCCTGCTGCCAGTTAAGCGCGATATCGCTTTCACCAGGCCGCTCCCCAGGTATGATTTCCATAGACGCCTGTACCGTAGGCAGGCGCTGCAAGTTTTCCAGCCCCTGTTCGATATCACGCAAGTCCAGAACATCACCTTCGTGTGCCGGAAACGCGCTGTAAAGCCACAGCCAGCGGCCGCTATCCGGTGTTAACGTAACGTTGCGGGTGGTGCCGGGTAATACGGTAAGTTGTAACGTGCCGCTCTTTAAATCCTGCGCAGGTGCCAGAACGCGCGTTGTCACGTAGCCGCTCGCCATCAGGCGGTTTTGTAACGCGCTCATTAGCATATTGATGCCCGTGGTGCCGAGGCATTTGCCTTCGCCCTGGCTTGCAATACGGTGCAGCGGCAGCCAGCCAGGCAGCATTTGCGTGCCGGTCAGCGCGACATGCGTAATAGGATAACAAGGGGATTCTTCAGGAAATTGCAGCCTGCCGCTGATTTCTTGCGGGCCAGACAGGCGGACATCCGGCGTTTCGGGGGCAAGGCGCTGCTCCAGCGCTTTTTGCTGTTCTTGCTGGTAATTAAACTGGTCGACACCGGGTGCAGCCAGAACGGGCAACGGTATTAACGTCACGACAAAGTACGCCTT
Coding sequences:
- a CDS encoding ShlB/FhaC/HecB family hemolysin secretion/activation protein — translated: MTYKNKRLLKAYFVVTLIPLPVLAAPGVDQFNYQQEQQKALEQRLAPETPDVRLSGPQEISGRLQFPEESPCYPITHVALTGTQMLPGWLPLHRIASQGEGKCLGTTGINMLMSALQNRLMASGYVTTRVLAPAQDLKSGTLQLTVLPGTTRNVTLTPDSGRWLWLYSAFPAHEGDVLDLRDIEQGLENLQRLPTVQASMEIIPGERPGESDIALNWQQARMWRLGASLDDSGTASTGRWQGGLTFYLDNPFALSDMFYVSGNHDLNGSGDKGNKNLTLHYSVPFDYWLFSVTANDYGYHQVVAGLDGDYRYSGKSKNVTGQLSRVLHRSGTQKTTLSFDVMARESRNYINDTEVEVQRRRTAAWKAGLQHRHYIGQATLDAGISWQRGTRWFGAEKAPEEYTGEATALSKILRVDANLNLPFTLFGQNFRYSVQYARQLNNTPLTPQEEFSIGNRWTVRGFDGERSLSAGRGWFVRNDLGWSTPVPGMEFYLGADYGEVGGSGATMRIGNHLAGGVAGLRGGAFGVGYDFFAGVPFSRPDGFQTSPVTLGMSLNWNY